Proteins from a single region of Catenulispora acidiphila DSM 44928:
- a CDS encoding DUF2330 domain-containing protein, producing the protein MRRWVAKTLTLALAAGGLQAVGVADPAWACGCGAMIPGSGGTMSVAREQAVVRFDGTTENVVMRFFTQSNVTDAAWVMPVPAQATAKLGDQALFSDLTDAEEPVAAVHHYFWPHIGGSSGNRGVYEGAPAAAPPSAVQVLSDQRIGEFEVANLASSDPKALGDWLNQHSFTLKDSTASRLAAYTSQGWKFVAVRLASGSAADLNGVLDPISLSFPAKSAVYPMRLSAGATTPQNVQVSVLAPHRMDAASSPIAAESTPSAFGDWIDPSKVGPALASLAAGRMFLTVYDGFFSEPSLITQDYAFAPASSDWVQHSTYDKEELLTVLGIPVYLIVLLVLAAGAVLLVRWRWVSVRTRSRATPAPR; encoded by the coding sequence ATGCGAAGATGGGTGGCCAAGACGTTGACGCTCGCGCTGGCGGCGGGCGGGCTGCAGGCGGTCGGGGTGGCCGATCCGGCTTGGGCGTGCGGGTGCGGGGCGATGATCCCGGGCTCCGGCGGCACGATGAGCGTCGCGCGCGAGCAGGCGGTGGTGCGGTTCGACGGGACGACGGAGAACGTCGTCATGCGGTTCTTTACGCAGAGCAACGTCACGGACGCCGCGTGGGTGATGCCGGTACCGGCTCAGGCGACGGCGAAGCTGGGCGACCAGGCCTTGTTCAGCGATCTGACAGACGCCGAGGAGCCGGTCGCCGCCGTGCACCACTATTTCTGGCCGCACATCGGGGGATCGTCGGGCAACCGGGGGGTGTACGAGGGCGCGCCGGCTGCGGCGCCGCCGTCGGCTGTGCAGGTGCTCAGCGACCAGCGGATCGGCGAGTTCGAGGTCGCGAACCTGGCGTCGTCGGACCCCAAGGCGCTCGGCGACTGGCTGAACCAGCACAGCTTCACGCTGAAGGACAGCACCGCGAGCCGGCTGGCGGCGTACACGAGTCAGGGCTGGAAGTTCGTGGCCGTACGGCTGGCCTCCGGGAGCGCGGCGGACCTGAACGGCGTCCTGGACCCGATCAGCCTGTCGTTCCCGGCGAAGAGCGCCGTCTACCCGATGCGGCTGTCGGCCGGGGCGACGACGCCGCAGAACGTGCAGGTCTCGGTGCTGGCGCCGCATCGGATGGACGCCGCCAGCTCGCCGATCGCCGCCGAGTCGACGCCCTCGGCGTTCGGGGACTGGATCGACCCGTCGAAGGTCGGGCCGGCGCTGGCGAGCCTGGCGGCGGGGCGGATGTTCCTGACCGTGTACGACGGCTTCTTCTCCGAGCCTTCGCTGATCACGCAGGACTACGCGTTCGCGCCGGCGTCCTCCGACTGGGTGCAGCACAGCACGTATGACAAGGAAGAGCTGCTGACGGTCCTGGGGATCCCGGTGTACCTGATCGTGCTGCTGGTGCTGGCTGCCGGAGCGGTGCTGCTCGTGCGGTGGCGGTGGGTCAGCGTGCGTACTCGGTCGCGCGCGACTCCCGCACCACGGTGA
- a CDS encoding DHA2 family efflux MFS transporter permease subunit: protein MTALTATRQRATNPTATAPAAPSITTSPAPSAAAAKRILAASVFGFFLVGLDAMVVNVALPAINRSLAGGLAGAQWVIDGYTLAFAALMLSAGALSDRVGAKAAYGLGLIGFTLSSAACGLAPSLALLITGRLVQGAAASLMLPASLALIRQAFPDPAERNRAIALWTAAGSAAAAAGPVAGGLITAAVDWRWIFFLNLPAGAAALALLVGTPKLAQATSAARAHFDVLGLLSSVVALAGLTYGFIEGGSKGFSTAPVLASFAAALLASVVFAVAESRQAQPMVPLALFKSRAMSLTAAAGFSVNAAFYGVIFLLSLYFQQVAHKSPTVTGLLFAPITAVVSVVNVTVAARMVARIGARASMTVGLTGTAGAMLLLLAVRPDQPAWVLVLLLIPVSFAGAFVVPALTIMVMGSVPAERAGTAAGIVNTSRQVGGALAVAVAGALVAGGDFAHGMHVTLIGIAVLLAVSAVAVQLLAPGRER from the coding sequence ATGACAGCTCTCACCGCCACCCGGCAGCGGGCCACAAACCCGACCGCCACCGCACCGGCCGCGCCCTCCATCACGACCTCCCCCGCGCCGTCCGCCGCCGCGGCCAAGCGCATCCTGGCCGCCTCCGTCTTCGGCTTCTTCCTCGTCGGCCTGGACGCCATGGTCGTCAACGTGGCGCTGCCGGCGATCAACCGCAGCCTGGCCGGCGGACTGGCCGGCGCGCAGTGGGTGATAGACGGCTACACGCTCGCCTTCGCCGCGCTGATGCTCTCCGCCGGCGCGCTGAGCGACCGGGTCGGCGCCAAGGCCGCCTACGGCCTCGGGCTGATCGGCTTCACGCTCTCCTCCGCCGCGTGCGGACTGGCGCCCTCGCTGGCGCTGCTGATCACCGGGCGCCTGGTCCAGGGCGCCGCCGCCTCGCTGATGCTCCCGGCCTCGCTGGCGCTGATCCGCCAGGCGTTCCCGGACCCGGCCGAGCGCAACCGCGCGATCGCGCTGTGGACCGCCGCGGGCTCGGCGGCTGCTGCCGCCGGACCGGTCGCCGGCGGGCTGATCACCGCCGCGGTGGACTGGCGCTGGATCTTCTTCCTGAACCTGCCGGCCGGCGCCGCGGCGCTCGCCCTGCTGGTCGGGACGCCGAAGCTGGCCCAGGCCACGAGCGCGGCGCGTGCCCACTTCGACGTGCTCGGACTGCTGTCCTCCGTGGTGGCGCTGGCCGGTCTGACCTACGGCTTCATCGAGGGCGGCTCGAAGGGCTTCAGCACCGCCCCGGTGCTGGCCTCGTTCGCCGCCGCCCTGCTGGCCTCGGTGGTCTTCGCCGTCGCCGAGTCCCGGCAGGCGCAGCCGATGGTCCCGCTGGCGCTGTTCAAGTCCCGGGCGATGTCCCTGACCGCGGCCGCCGGGTTCTCCGTCAACGCCGCCTTCTACGGCGTGATCTTCCTGCTGAGCCTGTACTTCCAGCAGGTGGCGCACAAGTCCCCGACCGTGACCGGTCTGCTGTTCGCCCCGATCACCGCGGTGGTGTCGGTGGTGAACGTGACCGTCGCGGCCCGCATGGTGGCCCGGATCGGCGCCCGGGCGTCGATGACGGTCGGCCTGACCGGCACCGCCGGCGCGATGCTCCTGCTGCTGGCGGTCCGCCCGGACCAGCCGGCCTGGGTCCTGGTGCTGCTGCTGATCCCGGTCTCCTTCGCCGGTGCGTTCGTGGTCCCGGCGCTGACCATCATGGTGATGGGCAGTGTCCCGGCCGAGCGCGCGGGCACCGCGGCCGGCATCGTGAACACCTCCCGGCAGGTCGGCGGCGCGCTGGCGGTGGCCGTGGCCGGGGCGCTGGTGGCCGGCGGCGACTTCGCCCACGGGATGCACGTGACGCTGATCGGGATCGCAGTGCTGCTGGCGGTCTCCGCGGTGGCGGTGCAGCTGCTGGCTCCGGGCCGCGAGCGGTAG
- a CDS encoding helix-turn-helix transcriptional regulator: MTNGSELGIFLKARRAAVQPEDVGLPSGTSVRRTPGLRREEVAILAGVSVDYYTRLERGKETNPSPAVVDALARILRLTPDEHRHLRDLGEIASRPARQVEQRQTRTRTVRQGPLILMEQLRPNPVYIVSRTNDVLAANPAGLALFPGLSDYPAKQRNITRYLFLNPVAKQLYPEWDKLVPNSVAYLRARAGSDPDDPDLVRLIGELVVKSKEFARLWERYEVKNVSGGTKLFDHPDVGPLTLDYEAMELANTGGQRMIAYYTMPGSADRDAVTLLDMIGSGLLAAGIDGLQQFVQTADGELVELGDGTGVAGEQQG, from the coding sequence ATGACGAACGGCAGCGAGTTGGGGATCTTCTTGAAGGCGCGGCGTGCGGCGGTCCAGCCCGAGGACGTCGGCCTGCCCTCCGGCACGAGCGTCCGGCGCACCCCGGGCTTGCGGCGCGAGGAGGTCGCGATCCTGGCCGGCGTCAGCGTCGACTACTACACCCGCCTGGAGCGCGGGAAGGAGACCAACCCCAGCCCGGCGGTCGTCGACGCGCTGGCTCGCATCCTGCGCCTGACCCCGGATGAGCACCGGCATCTGCGCGACCTCGGCGAGATCGCCTCTCGGCCAGCGCGGCAGGTCGAGCAGCGCCAGACCCGGACCCGCACCGTCCGTCAGGGCCCGTTGATCCTGATGGAGCAGCTGCGCCCGAACCCGGTCTACATCGTCAGCCGGACCAACGACGTGCTGGCCGCGAACCCCGCCGGGCTGGCGCTGTTCCCCGGGCTGTCGGACTATCCGGCCAAGCAGCGCAACATCACCCGCTACCTGTTCTTGAATCCGGTCGCCAAGCAGCTGTATCCGGAGTGGGACAAGCTGGTCCCGAACTCGGTGGCCTACCTGCGGGCCCGGGCCGGCTCGGACCCCGACGACCCGGACCTGGTGCGCCTCATCGGCGAACTCGTGGTCAAGAGCAAGGAGTTCGCCCGGCTCTGGGAGCGCTACGAAGTGAAGAACGTCAGCGGCGGCACCAAGCTCTTCGACCACCCCGACGTCGGTCCGCTGACCCTGGACTACGAGGCGATGGAGCTGGCCAACACCGGCGGGCAGCGCATGATCGCCTACTACACGATGCCCGGCTCGGCCGACCGCGACGCCGTTACGCTGCTGGACATGATCGGTTCAGGGCTGCTCGCGGCGGGCATCGACGGACTTCAGCAGTTCGTTCAGACCGCCGATGGAGAGCTTGTGGAACTGGGGGACGGGACCGGGGTAGCCGGCGAGCAGCAGGGCTGA
- a CDS encoding TolB family protein: protein MNGTSVDFGTQVHDPAWSPDGTRLAFIDGGGNLVVANADGSGRTEAAHNPGGQTWSHPTWQTTQADSADNLPPRNNIFFASTAGGATLWEVSTDAHDAQPKQLSLGGYPGQGNTPPSKTANDWPSGGGRYGGAVYEHENGSSSDVYIRDDYLRQQGGLAIKNASEPDYVLVGSSATHEGTPEVVFVRQVGAHKHVFVESIQTSTGGSAAAARDLTPHATTDCTEPAISPDGKTVAFSTSSGVVSVAADGTGNPAFVTHAPGFVAFRPAS, encoded by the coding sequence ATGAACGGCACCTCCGTCGACTTCGGCACGCAGGTGCACGACCCGGCCTGGTCCCCGGACGGCACCCGGCTGGCCTTCATCGACGGCGGCGGCAACCTGGTGGTGGCGAACGCCGACGGCTCCGGCCGGACCGAGGCGGCGCACAACCCCGGCGGGCAGACCTGGTCGCACCCGACGTGGCAGACCACGCAGGCCGACTCGGCGGACAACCTGCCGCCGCGGAACAACATCTTCTTCGCCTCGACCGCCGGCGGCGCCACGCTGTGGGAGGTCTCGACCGACGCCCACGACGCGCAACCCAAGCAGCTCTCACTCGGCGGCTACCCCGGACAGGGAAACACTCCGCCGAGCAAGACCGCCAACGACTGGCCTTCCGGCGGCGGCCGCTACGGCGGCGCGGTGTACGAGCACGAGAACGGTTCGTCCTCCGACGTCTACATCCGCGACGACTACCTGCGCCAGCAGGGCGGTCTGGCGATCAAGAACGCGTCCGAGCCGGACTACGTCCTCGTCGGCAGCTCCGCGACCCACGAGGGGACGCCGGAGGTCGTGTTCGTCCGCCAGGTCGGCGCGCACAAGCACGTGTTCGTCGAGAGCATCCAGACCAGCACCGGCGGCAGCGCCGCCGCGGCGCGCGACCTGACCCCGCACGCCACCACCGACTGCACCGAGCCGGCGATCTCCCCGGACGGCAAGACCGTCGCGTTCTCCACGTCCTCCGGCGTCGTGTCGGTCGCCGCGGACGGCACGGGGAACCCGGCGTTCGTGACGCACGCGCCGGGATTCGTGGCCTTCCGGCCGGCTTCCTAG
- a CDS encoding MarR family winged helix-turn-helix transcriptional regulator: MTEPPTGTDDLPEAASRAAMEIFVVFGRLRRRLTALPGDSGMTPTQASVLTRLSKVDSATVGELAGAEQVTHQATVKTVAALEQAGLVRRDPDPGDGRRQLISLTEDGRTRAHGERHARQEWMARALAELGTPEEIRAVLVAAELLGKVSDAP, translated from the coding sequence GTGACCGAGCCCCCCACCGGTACCGACGACCTCCCCGAGGCGGCGTCGCGTGCGGCCATGGAGATCTTCGTCGTCTTCGGCCGCCTGCGGCGCCGCCTCACCGCGCTGCCCGGCGACTCCGGAATGACGCCCACGCAGGCCTCGGTCCTGACCCGGCTGAGCAAGGTCGACTCCGCGACGGTCGGCGAGCTGGCCGGCGCCGAGCAGGTCACACACCAGGCGACGGTCAAGACCGTGGCCGCGCTCGAGCAGGCCGGGCTGGTCCGCCGGGACCCCGACCCCGGCGACGGCCGCCGCCAGCTCATCAGCCTCACCGAGGACGGACGCACCCGCGCCCACGGCGAGCGGCACGCCCGGCAGGAGTGGATGGCCCGGGCGCTCGCCGAGCTCGGCACGCCGGAGGAGATCCGCGCGGTGCTGGTCGCGGCCGAGTTGCTCGGCAAGGTCTCCGACGCGCCGTGA
- a CDS encoding hydrolase, whose protein sequence is MAITTIDPKTALVVIDLQNGITAMPGAPVPTPDVIKNSVELAQAFRERGLPVVLVNVTFAEDGADALPGRTDQQRPAGQMPAGWDAVIADLEGHASDIRVTKRNWSAFYGTNLDLHLRRRGVTQIVLTGIATSIGVESTARFAHEHGYHVTIATDAVTDSNAEAHLNSVERIFPRLAENGTTAEILAALPAAG, encoded by the coding sequence ATGGCCATCACCACCATCGACCCGAAGACCGCGCTGGTCGTCATCGACCTGCAGAACGGCATCACCGCGATGCCCGGCGCGCCGGTCCCGACCCCCGACGTGATCAAGAACTCCGTCGAGCTGGCGCAGGCGTTCCGCGAGCGCGGCCTGCCGGTCGTGCTGGTCAACGTCACCTTCGCCGAGGACGGCGCGGACGCCCTGCCCGGCCGCACCGACCAGCAGCGTCCGGCCGGGCAGATGCCCGCGGGCTGGGACGCGGTCATCGCCGACCTCGAGGGCCACGCGAGCGACATCCGCGTCACCAAGCGCAACTGGTCCGCCTTCTACGGCACCAACCTCGACCTGCACCTGCGGCGCCGCGGCGTCACGCAGATCGTGCTGACCGGGATCGCGACCAGCATCGGCGTGGAGTCCACGGCGCGCTTCGCGCACGAGCACGGCTACCACGTCACGATCGCCACCGACGCGGTCACCGACTCCAACGCCGAGGCGCACCTGAACAGTGTGGAGCGCATCTTCCCGCGCCTGGCCGAGAACGGGACCACCGCGGAGATCCTCGCCGCGCTGCCGGCCGCCGGCTGA
- a CDS encoding class I SAM-dependent methyltransferase translates to MSGRIKHPVFARIYARYAGPSLEKAGIGVHRDRLLADLSGDVIEVGAGNGLNFPRYPHAVDRVVAVEPEPDLRALAERAARSAPVPVQVVEGRAEALPFPDGSFDAAVACLMLCSVADQGIALTEIARVLRPGGTLHFFEHVQAGTAGMRRVQRALDATVWPLFAGGCHTARDTAAAIAAAGFTVTELDCFEFPESRIPLPIQTHILGTATKPSAAPSPSSSPTRSSSP, encoded by the coding sequence ATGAGCGGCAGGATCAAACATCCGGTCTTCGCTCGGATCTACGCGAGGTACGCCGGACCTTCCCTGGAGAAGGCGGGCATCGGCGTGCACAGGGACCGCCTGCTGGCGGATCTGAGCGGCGACGTCATCGAGGTCGGAGCGGGCAACGGCCTGAACTTCCCGCGCTATCCCCACGCGGTGGACCGCGTCGTCGCCGTCGAGCCGGAGCCGGACCTGCGTGCCCTGGCCGAGCGGGCGGCGCGCTCCGCACCGGTGCCGGTGCAGGTCGTCGAGGGACGCGCCGAGGCGCTGCCGTTCCCCGACGGATCCTTCGACGCGGCGGTGGCGTGCCTGATGCTGTGTTCGGTGGCGGACCAGGGCATCGCCCTCACCGAGATCGCCAGGGTTCTGCGACCCGGCGGCACGCTGCACTTCTTCGAGCACGTCCAAGCCGGCACCGCCGGCATGCGCCGCGTCCAGCGCGCCCTGGACGCGACGGTCTGGCCGCTGTTCGCCGGCGGCTGCCACACCGCCCGCGACACCGCCGCCGCGATCGCCGCCGCCGGTTTCACGGTCACCGAGCTGGACTGCTTCGAGTTCCCCGAGAGCCGGATCCCGCTGCCGATCCAGACGCACATCCTCGGGACCGCGACCAAGCCTTCAGCTGCACCATCACCCTCGTCTTCACCCACACGGTCATCCTCACCCTGA
- a CDS encoding helix-turn-helix domain-containing protein, which translates to MSGNYDRLAAMIVKAREARGWSQSDLANLAYVTEVVIARVEAGNPPNMVALKAVEQALGWLPGIFDLILGQDADADGDEDALAAAGDDEDDGSAELRELTVDSSIDWA; encoded by the coding sequence GTGAGCGGGAACTACGATCGCCTGGCCGCGATGATCGTCAAGGCCCGGGAGGCCAGGGGCTGGAGTCAGTCCGACCTGGCCAATCTGGCGTACGTCACGGAAGTGGTGATCGCGCGCGTCGAGGCCGGCAATCCCCCCAACATGGTGGCGCTGAAGGCGGTCGAGCAGGCGCTGGGCTGGCTGCCCGGCATCTTCGACCTGATCCTCGGCCAGGACGCGGACGCCGACGGCGACGAGGACGCCCTGGCCGCCGCCGGGGACGACGAGGACGACGGTTCGGCGGAGCTGCGCGAACTCACCGTGGACAGCAGCATCGACTGGGCCTGA
- a CDS encoding DUF2264 domain-containing protein has protein sequence MNDLRLPPEDRGLSPCTGWTRAHWEAVADHWLLTARRHASPDGGLITPPGRPSAAGIRSDGIEGFARSFLTAAPLLAGRAEDPHDHAGWYARGLAAAMAPDGPDRWGRAIGVDEIKQWNGTPQPIVEAANLAFGLAVCRAQLWDRLDEKLRDQTADWLTHHAVKHGSDNNWLLFTAVIEAFLTSAGYDVPGGHAQEDVDVFESWYLGDGWYNDGPIGPTTGHGNRVDHYNSWVIHPFLWQWYQLSEQAVERREQYLRRLGEFADSYALLFAADGSPLHQGRSLTYRHAVLGGLWTAALAGVGSESAGATRRLASGVLRRFTVELGAAVDGPPSLGWSSRQFLPMCQVYSGPGSPYFAGMGFLGLAAPADHPLWTEPEQPQPSERADRGDCVRTLHAVGWVIRSGDGVVQIANHASDHVIDPATGSGDPHYASVGYSTHTAPGVGDAWIAGVDGQLALIDEWGRASRREGLRGTVTGERWAASWYRPRMGGVDVPGARVVALSILHQGIELRAHLVTAPPGWTVREGSFAVAGAQEPVAEGTAIRGDDVSVELTPLHGWTGSGVARFQGGNAFGEYSATPYLTAEPVAGLPTTYVSAHRLGRDSVGSVPVTIAVTADCLVATWDDGRRDEFVLGELFG, from the coding sequence ATGAACGACCTGCGACTCCCGCCTGAGGACCGCGGCTTATCCCCCTGTACCGGCTGGACGCGCGCGCACTGGGAGGCGGTGGCCGACCACTGGCTGCTGACCGCCCGCCGCCACGCCTCACCGGACGGCGGGCTGATCACGCCGCCCGGACGGCCCTCGGCGGCCGGAATCCGCAGCGACGGCATCGAGGGCTTCGCTCGCAGCTTCCTGACAGCGGCTCCCCTGCTGGCGGGCCGCGCCGAGGACCCGCACGACCACGCGGGCTGGTACGCCCGCGGTCTGGCCGCCGCGATGGCTCCCGATGGCCCGGACCGGTGGGGGCGGGCCATCGGGGTAGACGAGATCAAGCAGTGGAACGGCACGCCGCAGCCCATCGTGGAAGCCGCGAATCTCGCCTTCGGGCTCGCCGTCTGCCGTGCGCAGCTGTGGGACCGGCTGGACGAGAAACTGCGCGATCAGACCGCCGACTGGCTGACGCACCACGCCGTGAAACACGGCTCGGACAACAACTGGCTGTTGTTCACGGCGGTGATCGAGGCGTTCCTGACCTCGGCGGGATACGACGTTCCCGGCGGTCACGCGCAGGAGGACGTGGACGTATTCGAGTCCTGGTATCTCGGCGACGGTTGGTACAACGACGGTCCGATCGGCCCGACGACCGGACACGGGAATCGAGTCGACCACTACAACTCATGGGTGATCCACCCCTTCCTGTGGCAGTGGTATCAGCTCTCTGAGCAAGCCGTTGAGCGGCGCGAGCAGTACTTGCGGCGGTTGGGCGAGTTCGCCGACTCCTACGCGCTGCTGTTCGCCGCCGACGGGTCGCCGCTGCATCAGGGACGGTCACTGACGTATCGGCACGCCGTGTTGGGCGGGTTGTGGACCGCCGCGCTCGCTGGAGTCGGGAGCGAGTCGGCGGGGGCGACGCGGCGTCTGGCTAGCGGCGTGCTGCGGCGGTTCACTGTGGAGTTGGGCGCCGCGGTCGACGGGCCGCCCTCGTTGGGCTGGAGCTCGAGGCAGTTCCTGCCGATGTGCCAGGTCTACAGCGGACCCGGCTCCCCGTATTTCGCAGGGATGGGGTTTCTCGGGCTCGCCGCTCCCGCCGACCATCCGCTGTGGACCGAACCGGAACAGCCGCAGCCGTCGGAGCGCGCCGACCGCGGCGACTGTGTCAGAACCCTTCATGCCGTCGGGTGGGTGATCCGCTCCGGCGACGGCGTGGTGCAGATCGCGAACCACGCCAGCGATCACGTCATCGATCCGGCTACGGGCAGCGGCGATCCGCACTACGCGTCGGTCGGCTACTCCACGCATACCGCGCCCGGCGTCGGCGACGCCTGGATCGCAGGCGTTGACGGGCAGTTGGCGCTGATCGACGAGTGGGGGCGCGCGAGCCGGCGTGAGGGCTTGCGCGGCACGGTCACCGGCGAGAGGTGGGCTGCCTCGTGGTACCGGCCGCGGATGGGCGGCGTCGATGTGCCGGGGGCGCGTGTGGTTGCGCTGTCGATACTTCATCAGGGCATTGAGCTGCGTGCGCATCTGGTCACGGCGCCGCCGGGATGGACGGTGCGGGAGGGTTCGTTCGCTGTTGCCGGCGCTCAGGAACCGGTTGCTGAGGGCACTGCGATACGCGGCGACGATGTGAGCGTCGAACTCACGCCTCTGCACGGCTGGACCGGTTCCGGCGTTGCCCGCTTCCAAGGTGGCAACGCGTTCGGCGAGTACAGCGCCACGCCCTACCTCACCGCCGAACCGGTTGCGGGGTTGCCGACGACATATGTCTCAGCGCATCGGCTGGGGCGTGATTCGGTTGGCTCGGTCCCGGTCACGATCGCGGTGACCGCCGACTGCCTCGTCGCGACGTGGGACGACGGCCGGCGCGACGAGTTCGTGCTCGGAGAGCTTTTCGGCTGA
- a CDS encoding ROK family protein produces the protein MGEVPSSGAAPGADGHSVLRRWADGDGQQALRASIVLLAAEGLRNADIARRLGVSRQTVSTWRKRYAVEGLDGLLDRARTGRPSAVDEGEIVASILTSTPDARTSRMVARRLGCSHTVVAETRHRWNLTGSRLTVPQIPVIPALEPSDLWPVGLHLDAGCTVLVLAGRSVATVPPPSAEPAVDPYALAAVGNALTEATAAAQAEAAAPAPIAGPGPGFGSGSVSTSGLSSGLTSGLNSGTHHDTDFVGPFLDAVRRTHPLPELHAVILRAEPSSTRPLQTQIAERCSHLGITVHQPPERTTGLSFTRAVLALDAARHPESSTRVLLDVASVLSRYVDGPETARVRWIREPLPAPSAAPPTLPLPSPGHSGPGTGGGANQIDLGSFNECVVIETVRLAGRITRGEIAERTRLTQQSVSRIARSLIQRGLLVEERQRHSAVGKPSSPVRLRDGAAHALGIHIDPHVLTAVLVDLSGRVVARRSEPITSDPRPGAVVTQIADLGETVLEQAGHGRWEEGFLGIGVATPGPVDTVSGTVLDPPLMSVLRDVPLRTLLERRFSCRIVIEKDCSAAAVGERWIGRDSRACDFVYLYLGTGVGTGLFLNGDLYRGLTANAGEFGQLCAVTLGRFDESGRPEILPECNPGSYAPAEHPSRAIGRQRSKLTVQQAAKAVSRGVLSVIDLLDVGLVVVGGPFFTGEVADVWLTEIEHAVNAYPTARRLRRIRVERSVNSSEAVAVGAASTIFHSTFTPRLRRSP, from the coding sequence ATGGGTGAGGTGCCCTCCTCCGGCGCGGCGCCGGGTGCCGACGGGCACTCGGTGCTGCGCCGGTGGGCCGACGGCGACGGTCAGCAGGCGTTGCGCGCGTCGATCGTGCTGCTGGCCGCCGAGGGACTGCGCAACGCCGACATCGCCCGGCGCCTGGGCGTCTCCCGGCAGACGGTCAGCACCTGGCGCAAGCGCTACGCCGTCGAAGGACTCGACGGCCTGCTGGACCGGGCCCGCACCGGACGCCCGTCGGCGGTGGACGAGGGCGAGATCGTCGCCAGCATCCTCACCTCCACCCCGGACGCCCGCACCTCGCGGATGGTCGCGCGCCGCCTCGGCTGCTCGCACACCGTCGTCGCCGAGACCCGGCACCGCTGGAACCTGACCGGCAGCCGGCTGACCGTGCCGCAGATCCCGGTGATCCCCGCGCTGGAGCCGAGCGATCTGTGGCCGGTCGGGCTGCATTTGGACGCCGGCTGCACGGTTCTGGTGCTCGCCGGACGCTCGGTCGCGACAGTCCCGCCGCCCTCGGCCGAACCAGCCGTCGATCCCTACGCGCTGGCAGCTGTCGGGAACGCACTGACCGAGGCGACGGCTGCCGCGCAGGCCGAAGCCGCGGCGCCCGCGCCGATCGCCGGCCCAGGCCCTGGCTTCGGATCCGGCTCTGTCTCTACCTCTGGGCTCAGTTCCGGACTCACCTCCGGGCTCAACTCCGGCACCCACCACGACACCGATTTCGTCGGTCCCTTCCTGGACGCCGTCCGCCGCACCCACCCGCTGCCGGAACTGCACGCCGTGATCCTGCGCGCCGAACCGTCCAGCACGCGGCCGTTACAGACCCAGATCGCCGAGCGCTGCTCGCATCTGGGGATCACCGTCCACCAGCCGCCGGAGCGGACCACCGGGCTCTCGTTCACCCGCGCCGTGCTGGCCCTGGACGCCGCCCGGCATCCGGAGTCCTCCACCCGCGTGCTGCTCGACGTCGCCTCGGTCCTGTCGCGCTACGTCGACGGCCCGGAAACGGCGCGGGTCCGCTGGATCCGCGAACCGCTCCCGGCACCGTCCGCCGCGCCTCCGACGCTCCCGCTGCCCTCACCGGGCCATTCCGGTCCGGGGACCGGCGGCGGAGCGAACCAGATCGACCTCGGCTCGTTCAACGAGTGCGTGGTGATCGAGACGGTGCGGCTCGCCGGCCGGATCACCCGCGGCGAGATCGCCGAGCGCACCCGGCTCACGCAACAGTCGGTGTCCCGCATCGCGCGCTCGCTGATCCAGCGCGGACTGCTCGTGGAGGAGCGGCAGCGCCATTCCGCCGTCGGCAAGCCGAGCAGCCCGGTCCGGCTGCGGGACGGCGCGGCGCACGCATTGGGCATCCACATCGACCCGCATGTGCTGACCGCGGTGCTGGTCGACCTCTCGGGGCGGGTCGTCGCCAGGCGGTCCGAACCGATCACCTCCGACCCCCGGCCGGGCGCGGTCGTGACCCAGATCGCCGACCTGGGCGAGACAGTGCTCGAACAAGCCGGGCACGGCCGGTGGGAGGAGGGGTTCCTCGGCATCGGCGTGGCGACCCCCGGTCCGGTGGACACCGTCTCCGGGACGGTGCTCGATCCGCCGCTGATGTCGGTGCTGCGCGACGTCCCGCTGCGCACCTTGCTGGAGCGCCGGTTCTCCTGCCGCATCGTGATCGAGAAGGACTGCTCGGCGGCGGCGGTCGGCGAGCGCTGGATCGGCCGGGACAGCCGCGCGTGCGACTTCGTGTATCTGTATCTGGGCACCGGCGTCGGGACCGGGCTGTTCCTCAACGGCGACCTGTATCGCGGACTGACCGCGAACGCCGGCGAGTTCGGCCAGCTCTGCGCGGTCACGCTGGGCCGCTTCGACGAGTCCGGACGGCCGGAGATCCTCCCGGAGTGCAACCCGGGGAGCTACGCGCCGGCGGAGCATCCCTCGCGCGCGATCGGGCGGCAGCGCTCGAAGCTGACCGTGCAGCAGGCGGCGAAGGCGGTCAGCCGGGGCGTGCTGTCGGTGATCGACCTGCTGGACGTCGGGCTGGTCGTGGTCGGCGGACCGTTCTTCACCGGCGAGGTCGCCGACGTCTGGCTCACCGAGATCGAGCACGCGGTCAACGCCTACCCGACCGCGCGCCGCTTGCGCCGCATCCGCGTCGAGCGCTCGGTGAACAGCAGCGAGGCGGTCGCGGTCGGCGCGGCGTCGACGATCTTCCACTCCACGTTCACGCCGAGGCTGCGGCGCTCGCCCTGA